The proteins below come from a single Plasmodium sp. gorilla clade G2 genome assembly, chromosome: 13 genomic window:
- a CDS encoding erythrocyte binding antigen-140, putative, producing MNKLYTMKRYFNVYFLIPLFLLYNVIRINDSIRSRTLYDREDESSDILRVKSGELNNNHKINIYNSDYQDVNNQAINSFLENKIEKKEKSSGFINNKTKSNDEKPPSYSYSNDKFYSPSEIEENSGNANSNSFANNNNKYTFIQKPTNYVCGIKRKLIKWVCPKNSKGITVCVPDRKIQLCIANFLNSDLETIDIFKEMFLKSVILEAKLLFDKNEGKYSSIFCNELRNSFSDYRSILIDDDMDFGGNTDKVKVHINNKFSYYYSQSNMENINDIKKKWWEDNKKELWNKMIEKYKGKISNECSKIPEDEPQINRWIKEWNENFWLEKDRLFLNIRGKCSENKKYEACSVGCRLPCSSYTSFMNKSKSEMDVLMNLYKIKNPKDNEHNFLNEVFKKNNEKNIVDVFKNEKEYDDLCDCKYTVTIIKSFLNGPARDNVDIASEINANDIREFGCGYKSNNKRSWNCTGSFTNNFPGTCEPPRRHTLCLGRIYSINDGNEDRYREHLFAASIYEAQLLKYRYKEKDENALCSIIQNSYADIADIIKGSDMVKDNNGKKMEENLNKVNKNKNRNEESLKSFREQWWEKNREDAWNVMSAVLKNKEACKDADKFQKIPQFLRWFKEWGDDFCQERKEKIYSFKSFKEECKKKDCEENTCKNKCNEYKKWIDLKKIEYDKQVEKYTKDKNNKIYDNIDAVKDKEAKIYLQENSKECKDVNFDEEIFIEHTKKYDELCEKCNEIKYLNEIRYPKKKHTIYDIDTLSDAFGGGTPITINENINGQQNRVDSSISESKKVKDSNGAPKPESEISSRIEKPSSDINQSEQLNNQNVSQRSSYDQSSEGKELLENGKSDVNKNDREVSNSLTSEIDDKNKNSLTTLGNENKSLLSTEDQENIVDASNLGNESVDVNSDDSATSVKVKSESKDSGNSDKIKGNPAEWDNNEVDSTSSMPHSVQSTSGINDGHSEQSLSNSRDTSNNILDPSEIERSDNQVNNSHSSGDSDSLTIEKISLKDNKESSQDLQSSRSNSHNTLLSSQSDDTVKSIQGLDPSRYNEDDRDDTLHISEEQLRHITGENMNSEDETIPNTLNIPGINMRNERSVNSHDFNRRVMKHNDEDHQYVTQIEDNETIRGQEKSEGDNDSYEDDQTRSNNYSENHHKRNIEEYNSRDTKKVREEIIKLSKQNKCNNEYSMEYCTYSNGKNSSSGSCSREERKKLCCQISDYCLTYFNFYSIEYYNCMKSEMKDPEYKCFNSKGQSNMPYFAAGGILVIIVLLLGSATRMGKSNDEYILGESNMEAAFEENNYFNNLSRIFNQEVQETNASDFSQYNYNERDMY from the exons atgaataaattatatacaatgAAACGATATTtcaatgtatattttttaattcctttatttttgttatataatgtaataagaataaatgaTTCAATTAGAAGTAGAACACTTTATGATAGAGAAGATGAATCATCAGATATTTTAAGAGTAAAATCAGgcgaattaaataataatcataaaattaatatatataattcagaTTATCAAGATGTAAATAATCAAGCAATAAATAGttttttagaaaataaaattgagaAAAAAGAGAAGTCTTCaggttttataaataataaaacaaaatcaAATGATGAAAAGCCACCTTCATACTCATATAGTAATGACAAATTTTATTCACCTTCCGAAATTGAAGAAAATTCAGGAAATGCAAATAGTAATAGTTttgcaaataataataataaatatacttttataCAGAAACCTACTAACTATGTTTGtggaataaaaagaaaattaataaaatgggTATGTCCAAAAAACAGTAAGGGAATTACTGTATGTGTTCCCGATAGAAAAATACAATTATGTATAGCAAATTTTTTAAACTCAGATTTAGAAAcaatagatatatttaaagaaatgTTTTTAAAATCTGTTATTTTAGAagcaaaattattatttgacaAAAATGAAGGAAAATATTCTTCAATATTTTGTAATGAATTAAGAAATAGTTTTTCAGATTATAGAAGTATACTTATAGATGATGACATGGATTTTGGGGGTAATACAGATAAAGTGAAagtacatattaataataaattctcCTATTATTATAGCCAAtcaaatatggaaaatataaatgatataaaaaaaaaatggtggGAAGacaataaaaaagaattgtGGAATAAGATGATAGAAAAATACAAAGGAAAAATAAGTAATGAATGTTCCAAAATCCCTGAGGACGAACCTCAGATTAATCGATGGATAAAAGAATGGAATGAAAATTTTTGGTTGGAAAAGGATAGATTGTTTCTAAATATACGAGGTAAGTGTTctgaaaacaaaaaatatgaagCATGTTCTGTTGGATGTAGACTTCCATGTTCTTCATATACTTCATTTATGAACAAAAGTAAATCAGAAATGGATGTTTTAATGAACTTGTATAAGATTAAAAATCCAAAAGACAATGAACATAATTTTCTGAATGaggtatttaaaaaaaataatgaaaaaaatatagtcGATGTTTtcaaaaatgaaaaggaaTATGATGATTTATGTGATTGCAAATATACTGttactattattaaaagTTTTTTGAATGGTCCTGCTAGGGATAATGTAGATATTGCATCAGAAATTAATGCTAATGATATTCGAGAGTTTGGATGTGGTTacaaaagtaataataaaagaagtTGGAATTGTACTGGATCATTTACGAATAATTTTCCTGGTACATGTGAACCACCCCGAAGACATACATTATGCCTTGGACgtatatatagtataaacGATGGGAATGAAGATCGTTACAGGGAACATTTATTTGCAGCTTCAATATATGAAGcacaattattaaaatatagatataaggAGAAGGATGAAAATGCGTTGTGTAGTATAATACAAAATAGTTATGCAGATATAGCAGATATTATCAAAGGATCGGATATggtaaaagataataatggtaaaaaaatggaagagaatttaaataaagtaaacaaaaataaaaacagaaATGAAGAATCATTGAAAAGTTTTCGTGAACAATGGTGGGAAAAAAACAGAGAAGATGCATGGAATGTAATGTCAGCAGTACTTAAAAATAAGGAGGCTTGTAAAGATGCTGATAAGTTTCAAAAGATCCCCCAATTTTTAAGATGGTTCAAAGAATGGGGGGATGATTTTTGTCAGGAAAGAAAggagaaaatatattcatttaagtCATTTAAGGAAGAGTGTAAGAAAAAAGATTGTGAAGAGAAtacatgtaaaaataaatgtaatgaatataaaaagtggATAGATTTGAAAAAAATCGAATATGATAAACAAGTTGAAAAATACacaaaagataaaaataacaagatttatgataatattgatgcagtaaaagataaagaagcgaaaatatatttacaagaAAATTCCAAAGAATGTAAAGATGTAAATTTTGATGAAGAAATCTTTATTGAACATACAAAGAAATATGATGAGTTGTGTGAAAAAtgtaatgaaataaaatatttaaatgaaattaGATATCCTAAGAAAAAACATACTATATATGACATAGACACATTGTCAGATGCCTTTGGTGGTGGAACCCCAATAActattaatgaaaatataaatggaCAACAAAATAGAGTAGATTCCTCAATATCTGAAAGTAAGAAAGTAAAAGATTCAAATGGTGCTCCTAAACCAGAAAGTGAAATTTCAAGTAGAATTGAAAAACCAAGTAGTGATATAAATCAGAGTGAACAATTAAACAACCAGAATGTTTCGCAAAGAAGTAGTTATGATCAATCAAGTGAaggaaaagaattattagaGAATGGAAAATCAgatgttaataaaaatgataggGAGGTATCAAACTCACTTACATCTGAAATAgatgataagaataaaaattcaTTAACTACCTTAggtaatgaaaataaatcattattGTCTACTGAAGATCAAGAAAATATAGTTGATGCGAGTAATTTGGGAAATGAATCAGTAGATGTAAATAGTGATGATAGTGCTACGAGTGTAAAAGTAAAGAGTGAAAGCAAAGATTCTGGAAATTCTGACAAAATTAAGGGAAATCCTGCTGAATGGGATAACAATGAAGTTGATTCTACTTCAAGTATGCCCCATAGTGTTCAAAGTACTTCTGGTATAAATGATGGACATTCTGAACAATCCTTAAGTAACTCAAGGGATacatcaaataatatattagacCCTTCAGAAATTGAAAGAAGTGATAATCAAGTAAATAATTCACATTCTAGTGGTGATTCAGATTCTTTGACAATCGAAAAAATTTCCTTAAAAGATAATAAGGAAAGTTCCCAAGATTTACAATCTTCACGTAGTAATAGTCATAATACATTGCTATCTTCACAATCAGATGATACAGTTAAATCAATTCAGGGTCTTGATCCTAGTAGATACAATGAAGATGATAGGGATGATACATTACATATCTCTGAAGAACAATTAAGACATATTACAGGTGAAAACATGAATAGTGAAGATGAAACAATACCAAATACTCTTAATATACCTGGTATTAATATGAGAAATGAGAGAAGTGTAAATAGCCATGATTTTAATAGAAGAGTTATGAAGCATAATGATGAAGATCATCAATATGTAACGCAAATTGAGGATAACGAAACCATAAGAGGACAAGAGAAGAGTGAGGGTGATAATGATAGTTATGAAGATGATCAAACTAGGAGTAATAATTACTCAGAAAATCatcataaaagaaatatagaaGAATATAATTCTAGAGATACTAAAAAAGTAAGAGaggaaataattaaattatcgaagcaaaataaatgtaataatgAATATTCCATGGAGTATTGTACCTATTCTAATGGAAAGAATAGTTCATCAGGTTCTTGTTCTAGagaagaaagaaagaaattaTGTTGCCAAATTTCAGATTATTGTTTAACATATTTTAACTTTTATTCAATTGAATATTACAATTGTATGAAATCTGAAATGAAAGATCCAgaatataaatgttttaaCAGCAAGGGTCAATCAA aCATGCCGTATTTTGCTGCTGGTGGTATTTTAGTTATAATAGTTTTACTTTTGGGTTCAGCAACTAGAATGGGGAAAAG taatgatgaatatattttaggAGAATCTAATATGGAAGCAGcttttgaagaaaataattactTTAATAATCTATCGCGAATAT tTAATCAAGAAGTACAAGAGACAAATGCTTCTGATTTTTCTCAGTACAATTACAATGAAAGGGATATGTATTAA